One region of Salinirubrum litoreum genomic DNA includes:
- a CDS encoding DUF7563 family protein, whose protein sequence is MPECQNCGSFVTRAYARVFTPEEVEEPRVCPNCEDMVRDGADVRQARSPRNT, encoded by the coding sequence ATGCCGGAATGCCAGAACTGTGGCTCGTTCGTGACGAGAGCGTACGCGCGGGTGTTCACACCCGAGGAGGTCGAGGAGCCACGAGTCTGTCCGAACTGCGAGGATATGGTCCGCGACGGTGCCGACGTGCGGCAAGCCCGCTCTCCGAGAAACACCTGA
- a CDS encoding helix-turn-helix domain-containing protein has protein sequence MQQARRTHQTAVPDGLESPRAKLVYLYLSTHDGATVTELQDGLSMKKITLFSILKTLRGRGLVGQDRDRYVVAS, from the coding sequence ATGCAACAGGCACGACGGACACACCAGACTGCGGTTCCCGACGGTCTCGAATCGCCACGGGCGAAACTCGTCTATCTCTACCTCTCGACGCACGACGGGGCGACCGTCACCGAACTGCAGGACGGACTGTCGATGAAGAAGATCACGCTGTTCAGCATCCTGAAGACGCTTCGCGGGCGCGGACTCGTCGGGCAGGACCGCGACCGGTACGTCGTCGCGTCCTGA
- a CDS encoding prenyltransferase: MPDSSRPGADHDSLTVLRALIEMSRPDQLLLMVLLYATGVLVAVVAGATLDPLSALVGFLLFSPVAVSVHYANEYADYETDHLTTRTPFSGGSGALVRTGLPRRLALRAAVAALVLAAVAVGVVAGIELWATGRVTTVPDAKALGLLALIAVLGWQYSLPPLALAWHGWGELDNALLGGVLLPVYGVAVAGEVTVASVLAFLPFGCVVFVNLLATTWPDRAADAAVGKATLATRLSAGRLRWLYAGGLLAGGVSMAAVHGGPVPAVVCWASLLAAPFLLWGLLAYTRRRSPFPTVAGMVLLAGAQFAGWVVAGL, encoded by the coding sequence GTGCCCGACTCCTCCCGCCCCGGCGCAGATCACGACTCGCTGACCGTTCTCCGCGCGCTGATCGAGATGAGCCGCCCCGACCAGCTACTGCTGATGGTGCTGCTGTACGCGACCGGCGTGCTCGTCGCGGTGGTCGCGGGGGCGACCCTCGACCCCCTCTCCGCCCTCGTCGGGTTCCTCCTCTTCTCGCCGGTCGCCGTCAGCGTCCACTACGCGAACGAGTACGCCGACTACGAGACCGACCACCTGACGACCCGGACACCCTTCTCCGGCGGGAGCGGCGCACTCGTGCGGACCGGCCTCCCACGACGACTCGCACTGCGGGCGGCCGTCGCCGCCCTCGTGCTCGCCGCCGTGGCGGTGGGAGTCGTCGCAGGGATCGAACTCTGGGCGACCGGCCGCGTCACGACCGTGCCGGACGCGAAGGCGCTCGGCCTCCTCGCACTGATCGCCGTCCTCGGCTGGCAGTACTCGCTCCCGCCGCTGGCGCTTGCGTGGCACGGCTGGGGCGAACTCGACAACGCCCTGCTCGGCGGTGTGCTCCTGCCGGTGTACGGCGTGGCGGTCGCGGGCGAGGTGACGGTCGCGTCGGTGCTGGCGTTTCTCCCGTTCGGCTGTGTGGTCTTCGTCAACCTGCTGGCGACGACCTGGCCCGACCGCGCGGCCGACGCGGCGGTCGGGAAGGCGACGCTGGCGACCCGCCTGTCGGCCGGTCGACTCCGGTGGCTCTACGCCGGCGGACTCCTCGCGGGTGGGGTGTCGATGGCGGCGGTCCACGGCGGGCCGGTGCCGGCGGTCGTCTGCTGGGCGAGTCTGCTCGCCGCCCCGTTCCTGCTGTGGGGCCTCCTGGCGTACACCCGGCGTCGGTCGCCGTTTCCGACGGTCGCCGGGATGGTCCTACTCGCCGGTGCGCAGTTCGCCGGGTGGGTCGTCGCCGGTCTGTAG
- a CDS encoding FAD-binding protein, giving the protein MYEHDVIVVGAGGAGLRAAIAAQEEGADVAIVSKLHPVRSHTGAAEGGINAALREGDSWESHAYDTMKGSDYLGDAPAIETLAQDSPEEVIQLEHWGMAFSRDDDGRVSQRPFGGLSFPRTTYAGAETGHQLLHTMYEQLVKRGIEVYDEWYVSNLAVSDEENPEERTCHGVVAYDIQSGEVEGFRARKGVVLATGGLGQVYDHTTNAVANTGDGVAMAYRAGVPIEDMEFIQFHPTTLPSTGVLITEGVRGEGGILYNSEGERFMFEHGYANNAGELASRDVVSRAELTEVNEGRGIEDEYVHLDMRHLGEERIVDRLENIVHLSEDFEGVDPLEAPMPVKPGQHYAMGGVETDENGETCVSGLYAAGECACASVHGSNRLGGNALPELIVFGARAGHHAAGRDLGEAKIETGKRGEYEVGEVDTPVSPGEVGLGSPSGDAVADGGEKAADGGAVAATGEEIVQRALDRERARVDRLLNTDGVNHSEIRSDVQQSMTRYVNVFREEGGLKEALRDIREARERYQEVGVSDPSRTFNTDLIHTIETRNILDLAEAITLGALARDEFRGAHWRKEHQERKDDSWLKHTMLSWNDGEPELWFRPVILEGEGKTYEPKVRSY; this is encoded by the coding sequence ATGTACGAACACGACGTCATCGTGGTCGGCGCGGGGGGCGCTGGCCTCAGAGCCGCAATCGCGGCACAGGAAGAGGGTGCGGACGTGGCCATCGTCTCGAAGCTCCACCCGGTCCGGTCACACACCGGAGCGGCGGAGGGTGGCATCAACGCCGCGCTCCGGGAGGGCGACTCCTGGGAGTCGCACGCCTACGACACGATGAAGGGGTCGGACTACCTCGGCGACGCCCCGGCCATCGAGACGCTCGCACAGGACAGCCCCGAGGAGGTCATCCAACTCGAACACTGGGGGATGGCGTTCTCGCGCGACGACGACGGCCGGGTGAGCCAGCGTCCGTTCGGCGGTCTGTCGTTCCCGCGAACCACCTACGCCGGTGCCGAGACCGGCCACCAACTGCTCCACACGATGTACGAGCAGTTGGTGAAGCGCGGCATCGAGGTGTACGACGAGTGGTACGTCTCCAACCTCGCGGTCTCCGACGAGGAGAACCCGGAGGAGCGCACCTGTCACGGCGTCGTCGCCTACGACATCCAGTCCGGCGAGGTCGAGGGCTTCCGCGCCCGGAAGGGTGTCGTGCTGGCGACCGGCGGTCTGGGCCAGGTGTACGACCACACGACGAACGCGGTCGCCAACACCGGCGACGGCGTGGCGATGGCCTACCGCGCCGGCGTCCCCATCGAGGACATGGAGTTCATCCAGTTCCACCCGACGACGCTCCCCTCGACCGGCGTGCTCATCACCGAGGGTGTGCGCGGAGAGGGCGGCATCCTCTACAACAGCGAGGGCGAGCGGTTCATGTTCGAACACGGCTACGCGAACAACGCCGGCGAACTCGCCTCGCGTGACGTGGTCTCCCGCGCCGAGTTGACCGAGGTCAACGAGGGCAGAGGGATCGAGGACGAGTACGTCCACCTCGACATGCGCCACCTCGGCGAGGAGCGCATCGTCGACCGCCTGGAGAACATCGTCCACCTCTCGGAGGACTTCGAGGGCGTCGATCCCCTCGAAGCGCCGATGCCGGTCAAGCCCGGCCAGCACTACGCGATGGGCGGCGTCGAGACCGACGAGAACGGCGAGACCTGCGTCTCGGGGCTGTACGCCGCCGGCGAGTGTGCCTGCGCGTCGGTTCACGGCTCGAACCGCCTCGGCGGCAACGCCCTGCCGGAACTGATCGTCTTCGGCGCGCGCGCCGGCCACCACGCCGCCGGGCGCGACCTGGGCGAGGCGAAGATCGAGACCGGCAAGCGCGGCGAGTACGAGGTCGGCGAAGTCGACACGCCGGTCTCGCCCGGCGAGGTCGGCCTCGGGAGTCCGTCCGGCGACGCGGTCGCCGACGGCGGCGAGAAAGCGGCGGACGGCGGTGCGGTCGCCGCCACGGGCGAGGAGATCGTCCAGCGCGCGCTGGACCGCGAGCGTGCCCGCGTCGACCGCCTGCTGAACACCGACGGCGTCAACCACTCCGAGATCCGGTCGGACGTCCAGCAGTCGATGACACGGTACGTGAACGTCTTCCGCGAGGAGGGGGGCCTGAAGGAGGCGCTCCGCGACATCCGGGAGGCCCGGGAGCGCTACCAGGAGGTCGGCGTCTCCGACCCCTCGCGGACGTTCAACACCGACCTGATCCACACCATCGAGACGCGGAACATCCTCGACCTCGCGGAGGCCATCACCCTCGGCGCACTGGCCCGCGACGAGTTCCGCGGTGCCCACTGGCGGAAGGAGCACCAGGAGCGGAAGGACGACTCGTGGCTCAAACACACGATGCTGTCGTGGAACGACGGCGAACCGGAGCTCTGGTTCCGGCCGGTCATCCTCGAAGGCGAGGGGAAGACCTACGAACCGAAGGTCCGGAGCTACTGA
- a CDS encoding succinate dehydrogenase/fumarate reductase iron-sulfur subunit, with protein sequence MSTQVPESKEQTESEPETKPVSQGKQKRDQKKRERREREAAEAEEQSQKEEAAKLAEDSYHLKVFRYDPEVEGKQEPRFDDFHVPYKQGMTVLDALIYARDEYDSSLTFRHSCRQAICGSDAMFVNGSQKLCCKTQLSDLSEPVRVEPLPHAEVVKDLVVDMEHFYDQMEAVEPYFQTNDLPEGELEEQRQTRENREKVKMSTRCIWCGACMSSCNIAAGNNDYLGPAAINKAYRFAMDEREGEEMKQHRLEIIERENGVWRCQTQFSCTEVCPKDIPLTEHIQELKREAVKNNLKFW encoded by the coding sequence ATGAGCACGCAAGTACCCGAGTCGAAAGAGCAGACCGAATCGGAACCGGAGACGAAGCCCGTCTCGCAGGGCAAGCAGAAGCGCGACCAGAAGAAGCGCGAGCGCCGAGAGCGCGAGGCCGCCGAGGCGGAAGAGCAGTCGCAGAAGGAGGAGGCCGCGAAACTCGCCGAGGACAGCTACCACCTGAAGGTGTTCCGCTACGACCCCGAAGTGGAGGGGAAACAGGAACCCCGGTTCGACGACTTCCACGTCCCCTACAAGCAGGGGATGACCGTGCTGGACGCGCTCATCTACGCCCGCGACGAGTACGACTCCTCGCTCACCTTCCGGCACTCCTGCCGGCAGGCGATCTGTGGCTCGGACGCGATGTTCGTCAACGGCAGCCAGAAACTCTGCTGTAAGACGCAGTTGTCGGACCTCTCGGAACCGGTCCGCGTGGAACCGCTCCCGCACGCCGAGGTCGTGAAGGACCTCGTCGTGGACATGGAGCACTTCTACGACCAGATGGAGGCGGTCGAGCCGTACTTCCAGACGAACGACCTGCCTGAGGGTGAACTCGAAGAACAGCGCCAGACGCGGGAGAACCGCGAGAAGGTGAAGATGTCCACCCGGTGTATCTGGTGTGGCGCGTGCATGTCCTCGTGTAACATCGCGGCCGGCAACAACGACTACCTCGGCCCGGCGGCCATCAACAAGGCCTACCGCTTCGCCATGGACGAACGCGAGGGCGAAGAGATGAAACAACACCGACTGGAGATCATCGAGCGCGAGAACGGGGTCTGGCGCTGTCAGACGCAGTTCTCCTGTACCGAGGTCTGTCCGAAGGACATCCCGCTGACCGAGCACATCCAGGAACTGAAGCGGGAAGCGGTGAAGAACAATCTGAAGTTCTGGTAG
- a CDS encoding succinate dehydrogenase hydrophobic membrane anchor subunit translates to MAERYSSFETGGRRWLWQRITAAFLVVVLAFHFFLLHFVHHAADVTFAMSAGRMETLSYYSLMVLFLVTATFHGVNGVYNALINQGLSGQRKTAIKWVLVAASALLIVQGIRTANAWAGLPTF, encoded by the coding sequence ATGGCGGAACGCTACTCCTCGTTCGAGACCGGCGGGCGGCGGTGGCTCTGGCAGCGCATCACGGCGGCGTTCCTCGTCGTCGTGCTCGCGTTCCACTTCTTCCTCCTGCACTTCGTCCACCACGCGGCGGACGTGACGTTCGCCATGAGTGCAGGCCGGATGGAGACGCTGAGCTACTACTCGCTGATGGTGCTGTTCCTCGTCACCGCGACGTTCCACGGCGTCAACGGCGTCTACAACGCACTGATCAACCAGGGCCTGTCGGGCCAGCGCAAGACCGCGATCAAGTGGGTGCTGGTCGCCGCCAGCGCCCTGCTGATCGTGCAGGGGATCCGCACCGCGAACGCCTGGGCCGGACTGCCGACCTTCTAA
- the sdhC gene encoding succinate dehydrogenase, cytochrome b556 subunit, with translation MSQSYNRGLVEDFGRWREFSAGMWAWIFHKFTGWVLVGYLFTHIAVLSTALSGGDAYTATISTLESLLIVRILEVGLLAVAMFHILNGLRLLLVDLGIGLESQDKSFYASLVLTGAIVVASVPTFLAGVSL, from the coding sequence ATGAGTCAGTCTTACAACCGTGGGCTGGTCGAGGACTTCGGACGCTGGCGGGAGTTCTCGGCCGGCATGTGGGCGTGGATCTTCCACAAGTTCACCGGCTGGGTGCTCGTGGGCTATCTGTTCACCCACATCGCCGTCCTCTCGACCGCGCTGTCGGGCGGGGACGCCTACACCGCGACGATCAGCACGCTCGAGAGCCTGCTGATCGTCCGCATCCTCGAAGTCGGTCTACTCGCGGTGGCGATGTTCCACATCCTGAACGGACTTCGCCTCCTGCTCGTGGACCTCGGTATCGGCCTCGAATCGCAGGACAAGAGCTTCTACGCCTCGCTGGTGTTGACGGGTGCGATCGTCGTCGCCAGTGTCCCGACGTTCCTCGCCGGGGTGAGCCTCTGA
- a CDS encoding succinylglutamate desuccinylase/aspartoacylase family protein, producing the protein MADDATFTYNGGKVDPGETQNIRYGISETYLGDPVRIPVTIINGAREGPTVFLSAAAHGDELNGIEVVREVAHEWNLDDLAGTLVCMPVLNVPGFLAQQRYLPIYDRDLNRSFPGHETSTSAKRMAYRIFHNFVEPCDFGLDFHTSTRGRTNTLHVRADMSDPEVARLAQAFGTNIILDGAGPDGTLRGEATRRGTPTITIEMGEAHRFQRELIDEALAGVESVFAEYGLQETPTVRWPGWRTIITDDQEKTWIRADAGGIVDMHHDVGSLVEAGDRICTLTNPFKDDNVTVEAPFTGLLVGVLENPVVYPGNPLCHLVELDERVRRVVERQQSPQSDGGV; encoded by the coding sequence ATGGCCGACGACGCGACCTTCACCTACAACGGGGGGAAGGTCGATCCGGGCGAGACGCAGAACATCCGGTACGGGATCAGCGAGACGTATCTCGGTGATCCGGTCCGCATCCCCGTGACGATCATCAACGGGGCACGGGAGGGACCGACCGTCTTCCTCTCGGCGGCCGCCCACGGCGACGAACTGAACGGCATCGAGGTGGTCCGCGAGGTAGCCCACGAGTGGAACCTGGACGACCTCGCCGGCACGCTGGTCTGTATGCCGGTGTTGAACGTCCCCGGCTTCCTCGCCCAACAGCGCTACCTGCCGATCTACGACCGCGACCTGAACCGATCGTTCCCCGGGCACGAGACCTCCACCAGCGCGAAGCGGATGGCCTACCGCATCTTCCACAACTTCGTCGAACCCTGCGACTTCGGGCTGGACTTCCACACCTCCACGCGCGGCCGAACGAACACGCTCCACGTTCGCGCCGACATGAGCGACCCCGAGGTGGCTCGTCTCGCACAGGCGTTCGGGACGAACATCATCCTCGACGGCGCCGGCCCGGACGGCACCCTGCGCGGCGAGGCGACTCGACGCGGGACACCGACCATCACCATCGAGATGGGTGAGGCCCACCGGTTCCAGCGGGAACTGATCGACGAGGCACTCGCGGGCGTAGAGAGCGTCTTCGCCGAGTACGGACTCCAAGAGACACCCACGGTTCGGTGGCCCGGTTGGCGGACGATCATCACCGACGATCAGGAGAAGACGTGGATTCGCGCCGACGCGGGCGGTATCGTCGACATGCACCACGACGTCGGCTCGCTGGTCGAGGCCGGCGACCGCATCTGCACGCTGACGAACCCCTTCAAGGACGACAACGTCACGGTCGAGGCACCCTTCACGGGCCTGCTCGTCGGTGTGCTGGAGAATCCGGTCGTCTACCCCGGCAACCCGCTGTGTCACCTCGTCGAACTCGACGAGCGCGTCCGGCGCGTGGTCGAGCGTCAGCAGTCGCCGCAGTCGGACGGCGGCGTCTGA
- a CDS encoding RimK/LysX family protein translates to MSGDEPVRVGVLSLHNSKETKAILNAVEDLGHEPVWLRRENTAISVEDSELTVEPEVDIIANRLLLSNTEEPAELLGLATTFNRIRPMMNEPDAVLTAIHKFATAATLANWNIQVPDALLALSNERLNQGRERFGDVGVYKTAIGTHGGGTWKVDLTEPVNPKVGNRQAFLQDLIERDSSKHRDLRVYIVDGEIIGAMYRYAPEGDWRTNVALGGAVDDATDEMPEEASETALYAADVMGLDYAGVDLVEGEDGWFVLEVNPTAGFKGLYEATGTSPAPYIAKAAIERVEGEVDQDRVEALANSLDDSTPSCKPRIDRPEREDAPIVGYIEDVVVSGTSGSEQVYAKSDTGATRTSIDTSLAAEIGAGPIKSMTRVKSGSVKGGKARPVVDLVIGIGGDQHTVTASVEDRGHMEYPLLLGRDILEHYRVDVRRKADSDTRNPDKEGEMLEEE, encoded by the coding sequence ATGTCTGGAGACGAGCCGGTGCGAGTCGGGGTGTTGAGCCTACACAACAGCAAAGAGACGAAAGCGATCCTGAACGCGGTCGAGGACCTCGGTCACGAACCGGTCTGGCTCCGCCGGGAGAACACGGCCATCAGCGTCGAAGACTCGGAGTTGACCGTCGAACCAGAGGTCGACATCATCGCCAACCGCCTCCTGCTGTCGAACACCGAGGAACCGGCCGAACTGCTCGGCCTCGCGACGACGTTCAACCGCATCCGGCCGATGATGAACGAACCGGACGCCGTCCTGACGGCCATCCACAAGTTCGCCACGGCCGCGACGCTGGCGAACTGGAACATCCAGGTACCCGACGCACTCCTCGCGCTCTCGAACGAGCGACTGAACCAGGGGAGAGAACGCTTCGGCGACGTCGGCGTCTACAAGACCGCCATCGGGACCCACGGCGGCGGGACGTGGAAGGTGGACCTCACCGAACCCGTGAACCCGAAGGTCGGCAACCGGCAGGCCTTCTTGCAGGATCTCATCGAACGCGACTCCTCGAAACACCGCGACCTGCGCGTCTACATCGTCGACGGCGAGATCATCGGCGCGATGTACCGCTACGCGCCCGAGGGCGACTGGCGGACGAACGTCGCACTCGGCGGTGCAGTCGACGACGCGACCGACGAGATGCCCGAGGAGGCCTCCGAGACCGCACTCTACGCCGCCGACGTGATGGGCCTCGACTACGCGGGAGTGGACCTCGTGGAGGGCGAGGACGGCTGGTTCGTCCTCGAAGTCAACCCGACCGCCGGGTTCAAGGGGCTCTACGAAGCGACGGGGACGAGTCCCGCGCCGTACATCGCCAAGGCCGCCATCGAACGCGTCGAGGGCGAGGTCGACCAAGACCGCGTCGAGGCACTCGCCAACTCGCTGGACGACTCCACCCCGTCCTGCAAGCCGCGCATCGACCGCCCGGAACGCGAGGACGCGCCCATCGTCGGCTACATCGAGGACGTGGTGGTCTCCGGTACCAGCGGCTCAGAACAGGTGTACGCGAAATCCGACACCGGCGCGACCCGGACGAGCATCGACACGAGTCTCGCCGCAGAGATCGGTGCCGGGCCGATCAAGAGCATGACCCGCGTCAAGTCCGGGAGCGTCAAGGGCGGGAAGGCCCGACCGGTCGTGGACCTCGTGATCGGCATCGGCGGCGACCAGCACACTGTCACCGCGAGCGTCGAGGACCGCGGCCACATGGAGTACCCCCTGCTGCTCGGTCGGGACATCCTCGAACACTACCGCGTCGACGTCCGTCGGAAGGCCGACTCGGACACGCGAAACCCCGACAAGGAAGGCGAGATGCTCGAAGAGGAGTAG
- a CDS encoding DNA-3-methyladenine glycosylase family protein, whose amino-acid sequence MADAHDFLRTTDLAPLVETHGELTVEPADDFFQRFVTSIVSQQVSTASARAIEERLFDAVEVTPEGVLAADESVLRDAGLSGQKVRYVRNVAEAFREHGYSQTYFAEMDDDAVVAELTEITGVGQWTAEMQLMFSLGRADVFPVGDLGIRKGMRELYGDISRDEMVDRSAAWAPYRSYASRYLWRLTDD is encoded by the coding sequence GTGGCCGACGCACACGACTTCCTCCGGACGACAGACCTCGCACCACTCGTCGAGACACACGGCGAACTGACGGTCGAACCGGCCGACGACTTCTTCCAGCGATTCGTCACCTCCATCGTCAGCCAGCAGGTGTCGACGGCTTCGGCGCGGGCCATCGAGGAGCGACTGTTCGACGCGGTCGAGGTGACGCCCGAGGGAGTTCTCGCGGCCGACGAGTCGGTCCTCCGGGACGCCGGTCTGTCGGGACAGAAGGTCCGCTACGTCAGGAACGTCGCCGAGGCGTTTCGGGAGCACGGCTACTCGCAGACGTACTTCGCGGAGATGGACGACGACGCGGTCGTGGCGGAGTTGACCGAGATCACCGGCGTCGGGCAGTGGACCGCGGAGATGCAACTCATGTTCTCGCTCGGTCGAGCGGACGTCTTCCCGGTCGGCGACCTCGGTATCAGGAAGGGGATGCGGGAACTGTACGGCGACATCTCCCGGGACGAGATGGTCGACCGGAGTGCGGCGTGGGCACCGTACCGGAGCTACGCGAGTCGCTACCTGTGGCGGCTGACCGACGACTGA